In Cydia splendana chromosome 3, ilCydSple1.2, whole genome shotgun sequence, one DNA window encodes the following:
- the LOC134789419 gene encoding uncharacterized protein LOC134789419, whose amino-acid sequence MSPITQVEGQFDIAGITNDLTKFHYVVSQLDRQFAKEVRDIITNPPATDKYVKLKSELISRLSDTTERQIQQLLHHEELGDRKPSQFLRHLQALAAKRISDDVLRMMWTNRLPASIQTVLAGHPDASLDIIADLADRVHDIGPRCACSSHVASAGSEQPGSSSDALAREIAALRREVRALKMDREGGRSRSRNPSRSRRQSRSSTRSQSSYRKFPICWYHSRHGENASKCVQPCDYKKSGNAMGSR is encoded by the coding sequence GTTGAGGGTCAGTTCGACATAGCCGGCATCACCAATGACCTGACAAAATTTCATTATGTCGTCAGCCAGCTGGATCGACAGTTTGCAAAGGAGGTCAGGGATATTATCACCAATCCACCGGCAACTGACAAGTATGTTAAGCTGAAGAGCGAACTCATTAGTCGACTGAGTGATACCACCGAGCGACAGATCCAGCAACTCCTGCATCACGAAGAGCTGGGAGATCGTAAGCCGTCTCAGTTCCTGCGTCACCTGCAGGCTCTGGCAGCTAAGCGCATATCGGACGACGTTTTACGCATGATGTGGACCAACAGATTACCCGCTAGCATCCAAACTGTCCTCGCAGGGCATCCAGATGCTTCGTTGGACATTATCGCAGACCTTGCTGACAGGGTCCACGACATCGGCCCACGCTGCGCTTGTTCGTCGCACGTCGCTTCTGCAGGCTCCGAGCAACCTGGCTCCAGTAGTGACGCCTTGGCAAGGGAGATAGCTGCGCTCAGGAGAGAGGTTCGAGCCTTGAAGATGGACCGTGAAGGAGGAAGATCCCGCTCAAGGAATCCCAGCCGCTCCAGAAGGCAGAGTCGTTCCAGCACCAGGTCCCAGTCCAGTTATAGGAAATTTCCCATCTGCTGGTACCATTCAAGACATGGCGAGAACGCTAGCAAGTGCGTACAACCCTGCGACTACAAGAAGTCGGGAAATGCCATGGGCAGTCGGTAA